One genomic segment of Hordeum vulgare subsp. vulgare chromosome 2H, MorexV3_pseudomolecules_assembly, whole genome shotgun sequence includes these proteins:
- the LOC123425236 gene encoding UDP-glycosyltransferase 85A2-like: MASSSKPAKTPPPHILLIPYPAQGHVNPFLRLAKALHARGLHVTFVHTEHNHGRLLRSRGLGAVTAPADGFRFETIPDGLPRSEHDATQDIWALCEATRRACPGHVRELVQRLGRTEGVPPVTCVVADGAMGFAVHAAKDMGLPAYLFFTPSACGFLCYLNFDQLVKRGYVPFKDESCFTNGYVDTPVDWITGMISNLRLRDFPTFIRTTDADDVMLTINIKQCELDAPAADGILLNTYDGLERAALDAIRERLPNTFVVGPLGPEVSPPSYLPSLTSSLWKEDDRCVAWLDAHAVDGSVMYVNFGSITVVTRDQMVEFARGLADAGSPFLWVVRPDMVRDGGDDDGKMPVPDGFAEEVAGRGLMVGWCDQEAVLGHRATGGFLSHCGWNSTLESLCAGVPMLCWPFFSEQVTNCRYACEEWGVGIQMPREAGRGEVEAAVRELMGDGEKATAMRRKATEWKEKAARAVAAGGSSQQDLERFVGEIARVKG; this comes from the exons ATGGCGTCGTCGTCGAAGCCCGCCAAGACGCCGCCGCCGCACATCCTGCTGATCCCCTACCCGGCGCAGGGCCACGTGAACCCCTTCCTTCGGCTGGCCAAGGCCCTGCACGCCCGGGGGCTCCACGTCACCTTCGTCCATACGGAGCACAACCACGGCCGCCTCCTCCGGTCCCGCGGCCTCGGCGCCGTCACGGCCCCCGCCGACGGCTTCCGCTTTGAGACGATCCCCGACGGGCTCCCCCGTTCCGAGCACGACGCCACGCAGGACATCTGGGCGCTCTGCGAGGCCACGCGCCGGGCGTGTCCTGGCCACGTCAGGGAGCTCGTCCAGAGGCTCGGGAGGACGGAGGGGGTCCCGCCGGTCACCTGCGTCGTCGCCGACGGCGCCATGGGGTTCGCCGTGCACGCGGCCAAGGACatggggctgccggcgtacctctTCTTCACCCCCAGCGCCTGCGGCTTCCTGTGCTACCTCAACTTCGACCAGCTTGTCAAGCGAGGATACGTCCCATTCAAAG ATGAGAGCTGCTTCACCAACGGGTACGTGGACACCCCCGTGGACTGGATCACTGGCATGATCAGCAACCTCCGGCTCCGTGACTTCCCGACGTTCATCCGCACCACGGACGCTGACGATGTGATGCTGACCATCAACATCAAGCAGTGTGAGCTCGACGCCCCTGCCGCTGACGGTATCCTCCTCAACACCTACGACGGCCTCGAGCGTGCCGCGCTGGACGCCATCCGCGAGCGCCTGCCCAACACCTTTGTGGTCGGCCCCCTTGGCCCGGAGGTCTCGCCGCCGTCGTACCTCCCCTCCCTCACCTCGAGCTTGTGGAAGGAGGACGACCGGTGCGTCGCGTGGCTAGACGCACATGCGGTGGATGGCTCCGTGATGTACGTCAACTTCGGGAGCATCACCGTCGTGACGAGGGACCAGATGGTGGAGTTCGCTCGGGGGTTGGCCGACGCCGGCAGCCCCTTCTTGTGGGTCGTCCGGCCCGACATGGTGCGCGACGGCGGCGATGATGATGGCAAGATGCCGGTGCCGGATGGGTTCGCGGAGGAGGTCGCAGGGCGAGGGCTGATGGTGGGGTGGTGCGACCAGGAGGCGGTGCTGGGCCACCGCGCGACGGGGGGTTTCCTAAGCCACTGTGGTTGGAACTCGACGTTGGAGAGCCTGTGCGCTGGCGTGCCGATGCTGTGCTGGCCCTTCTTCTCGGAGCAGGTGACCAACTGCCGGTACGCGTGCGAGGAGTGGGGTGTGGGCATCCAGATGCCGCGCGAGGCTGGGCGGGGAGAGGTGGAGGCCGCCGTGAGGGAGCTCATGGGCGACGGCGAGAAGGCGACGGCGATGAGGAGGAAGGCAACGGAGTGGAAGGAGAAGGCCGCAAGGGCAGTCGCGGCGGGCGGGTCCTCGCAACAGGACCTCGAGAGGTTCGTCGGCGAGATTGCACGCGTCAAGGGCTAG